GGTAGAAACCATTGTGCGTGGTCTTTCTCAAGATTAAGGATACGGCCAACTTTCTTATGCCGCATGTCGTATGATACCAAGGTATCATGTTCATATGAAACCAGGAAAATGGTATCGCAATCTGGATGCATCCCAACCACCTTATACCTCTGCCCGGTCATGCTCATAAGCTTATCGATGCTGGTGGTATGCTTCAGGACCAATTCTTTACTATGGCGATCCTTGAGCCACCAGATTGCGCTCTCGGAAAACAGGATTTTGTTGTTATCATCGGCAGGAGGTATAGCATAGTGTAAGCACCCTTGAGACGATCCAATCGTACCCAATCTTCGACTATACGGCACGCGGATGGTTGTCCATACTTTTCCCTCCATGTCCACCCCCAACAGCGCATACTCGACATTCATGCGGTCCAGGCTGCCAATCACGTACATCATACCGCCGACGAAGACACATTTGCTCAGGAAGAACAGGGCAACTTTCTCAACCATCCCACTGTCCCGTTGACACCAGTCTCCTGTCCGCGACGAGTAGATGTTCACTCTTGTGATGCAAGTTCCGAAATAGGCCTGCTCGAAACAAAGAACATGGAAATAGGACGAGACTGCCGGGTCGAAAGCCAGGCCTGAGGTAGTGCTATGTCTGCTCGCCGGCGCCTGCGGCTTGGGCAGTGGGGGCAGCTCCACCCACCTCCTGGTGACGGGATTGCACACCACAAAACGGCAATCGTGCTCTGCCCAAGACAAAGGGTTCACCTTGTTCTTGCAGCAGCCGCGGTAGAGGAGGAGGCCATTGCAGGCGTCCATCAGGGCCATGTCCTTGTACTTGGTAGGCCGCATGCAAGGGAGGCAAGGGTCGAACGAGGATGCCCCATCGCCGGAGACAGCAGCAAAGTGGAGGTGGCGCGCGTTGTTGCTTATGGTGGTGTAGATGAAGCCGGCGAGTGTCTGGGGCAGCTTGTTGCGGTTGGCGGGGTCGGCGATGAGGTCGCGCCACGACATGGAGACGCACTTGAAGCGGTGGAGGGATCTGGCGGGGAGGTGGGACAGGATCTCCAGAATGAGGTCGTCGGTGAGCAGGCTGGCCGCCGTCGCCCCTGCCCCCGGATGGTTGCCCAGCCTCCAgttggtcttcttctccaagatccCCTCCTCCGCCTCCATGGAGCTGAATCTGGAGTGCTGCATGGACAGGGGGCACCGGGACAAGGGTCAGGCCGGGCCGATCTGAGATTGGAGATAGAAAAGAAACCTGCAGATGGGAAGAGGAAATCGTCGACCGGCCGGGCTAGTAGGTGGAGCGTACCTGGCTTTGGGGCGCCGTCGGCGACTGTGGATGTGGACGCCGGCGGCGACGGTGGATGTGGACGCCGGCGGCGGCGCTTCGCACCTTGGAGAACAGTCAACGAGGGTACGATGGACTTGCCAATATACGTGCCCTTTATGAAATAGTCTTTGCCGCATCTCAGCCCGAGACTTGTTAAATACTCCAAAGATCCCCGAAAGTTTTTGACCCGTACAAGCACACCTTAACACAACCTTGTGAGAATCAGAAAAACGAGTTATTTATCCAAAACCATCACACTTGAGGTTAGGCTAATCGGTCGGTATCACATTTGAACCATGTCACAAAAAAACACCAACTCTCG
This portion of the Triticum dicoccoides isolate Atlit2015 ecotype Zavitan chromosome 7A, WEW_v2.0, whole genome shotgun sequence genome encodes:
- the LOC119333563 gene encoding putative F-box protein At1g50870 — encoded protein: MEAEEGILEKKTNWRLGNHPGAGATAASLLTDDLILEILSHLPARSLHRFKCVSMSWRDLIADPANRNKLPQTLAGFIYTTISNNARHLHFAAVSGDGASSFDPCLPCMRPTKYKDMALMDACNGLLLYRGCCKNKVNPLSWAEHDCRFVVCNPVTRRWVELPPLPKPQAPASRHSTTSGLAFDPAVSSYFHVLCFEQAYFGTCITRVNIYSSRTGDWCQRDSGMVEKVALFFLSKCVFVGGMMYVIGSLDRMNVEYALLGVDMEGKVWTTIRVPYSRRLGTIGSSQGCLHYAIPPADDNNKILFSESAIWWLKDRHSKELVLKHTTSIDKLMSMTGQRYKVVGMHPDCDTIFLVSYEHDTLVSYDMRHKKVGRILNLEKDHAQWFLPYVPLFSGSLAVADGQ